A genomic stretch from uncultured Pseudodesulfovibrio sp. includes:
- a CDS encoding glycosyltransferase family A protein, with the protein MRNDIMREYVLNDYLLFGTRGHNHLLAAAQKAFALANGASDASTLIELGARLFCMAWAEFPLNSPLAGEVVKLYDRIPLVRQLLTPYSLAVAKRISRSGHGDGSVEASEYFLQGRYAELDENFMHSARGEMVLPVARQAMLYQGLLSKWDWLEGFIQRIVAPVEPEVAELLLAEVLLAHGKCKAAVRVYESLLERFGISIVGLNLATAYAGTGEKDKALALLQEVLREFPLHTSALLLMDSLAFPANRDVRLEGKCVVSIYSYNKADELARTLESVLASDLSEQVGDISIKVLVNGSEDGSLDVVKAAQARFDGILDVVDLPVNVGAPAARNWLIDAAWKDKAEWIVFLDDDVIVPHDWLRGFAAGTEEFPDAGVWGCHVRDAVSPSITQHADGFVLCREDATKQGGRVVLHEPSIECLIPLQANYRRYASSVTGCCHLFRLEELRQRKGFDLLFSPSQFDDLDLDLRMLQDGKPAAYLGDVDIRHLRLSNHLRAQSEEAERQSCNHRQLLEDRHDKHLESILNTQFSYIREDIAAKRERLQRAGLLPVEM; encoded by the coding sequence ATGCGTAATGATATTATGAGAGAGTACGTTTTGAATGATTACCTGCTTTTTGGGACACGTGGCCACAATCACCTGCTCGCTGCCGCGCAGAAAGCCTTTGCTCTGGCCAATGGCGCTTCTGATGCTTCTACGTTGATTGAACTTGGAGCCAGGCTTTTTTGCATGGCATGGGCGGAATTCCCTCTCAATTCTCCGTTAGCTGGCGAAGTTGTGAAGCTTTATGACCGAATTCCACTCGTCAGGCAACTTTTAACGCCATATTCACTGGCAGTTGCCAAGCGCATTTCCAGGTCTGGTCATGGTGACGGCAGCGTTGAAGCTTCAGAGTACTTCTTACAGGGACGGTACGCCGAACTTGATGAAAATTTCATGCACTCGGCCCGAGGAGAGATGGTGTTGCCTGTGGCGCGGCAGGCTATGCTTTATCAAGGACTGCTCTCAAAGTGGGATTGGCTGGAAGGATTTATTCAACGGATTGTCGCACCCGTTGAACCTGAGGTTGCAGAGTTGTTGCTGGCAGAAGTCCTTTTGGCTCACGGAAAGTGCAAAGCTGCGGTCAGGGTATATGAATCCTTATTGGAACGATTCGGAATTTCGATTGTTGGGCTGAATCTCGCCACGGCCTATGCTGGTACGGGGGAAAAAGACAAGGCTTTGGCGTTGCTTCAAGAAGTGTTGAGGGAGTTTCCACTTCACACATCAGCGCTTTTGTTGATGGACAGCCTGGCCTTTCCTGCCAATAGGGATGTGCGCCTGGAAGGGAAGTGTGTGGTGAGTATCTATTCATATAATAAAGCAGATGAACTCGCACGAACCTTGGAAAGCGTTCTGGCTTCCGATTTGAGTGAACAGGTGGGAGATATTTCCATAAAGGTGCTTGTGAATGGAAGTGAAGACGGGAGTCTGGATGTTGTTAAGGCTGCTCAAGCTCGTTTCGATGGAATATTGGACGTCGTCGATCTTCCCGTAAATGTGGGTGCTCCGGCAGCGCGCAACTGGCTGATAGATGCAGCTTGGAAAGATAAGGCCGAATGGATCGTATTTCTGGATGATGATGTCATTGTTCCACACGACTGGCTGCGTGGTTTTGCGGCTGGAACAGAAGAATTTCCTGATGCAGGTGTCTGGGGTTGCCATGTGCGGGATGCTGTTTCACCCAGCATTACGCAACATGCAGATGGCTTTGTCTTGTGTCGTGAGGATGCCACCAAACAAGGGGGGCGTGTCGTACTTCATGAGCCTTCGATAGAATGTCTGATTCCGTTACAGGCCAATTACCGGCGGTACGCGTCTTCGGTGACGGGCTGCTGTCATCTTTTCAGACTTGAAGAATTGCGACAGAGAAAGGGGTTTGACCTCCTTTTTTCGCCCAGCCAGTTTGACGATTTGGACCTGGATTTGCGAATGCTTCAGGATGGCAAACCTGCCGCGTATCTTGGTGATGTCGATATCAGGCATTTACGGCTTTCAAATCACCTTCGAGCGCAGTCAGAAGAGGCTGAACGTCAGAGTTGTAATCATCGACAGCTATTGGAAGATCGACATGACAAACACTTGGAGTCCATACTCAATACGCAGTTTTCATATATTCGGGAGGATATCGCTGCTAAAAGAGAACGGCTTCAGCGGGCAGGGTTGTTACCTGTGGAGATGTGA
- a CDS encoding L-serine ammonia-lyase, whose protein sequence is MPPVRTSIFELLKIGPGPSSSHTIGPMTAGYDFMELVRKLPRKDRLRADRLTIRLFGSLSATGEGHGTRRAVMSGLLGFLPDTCHPNVLEEFDDKDQQFELDLDGKALAYCAGDIVFDAVQHDYPHSNTMLFALNAGTETLLERTYYSIGGGFLDWEGKEEEKRGEPAYPYKTMAQLKEHLRTHSMRLHELILANEKAITGMSEKEIFENLDHIVEVMERSVELGIQSKGILPGPIGLQRKAAVMYEKAKAEHFQGPGFVKALNAYAMAASEENASGHCVVTAPTCGAAGVIPSIIFMLKRHMGALQDEIRQGLLAAIAIGFLCKHNASISGAEVGCQGEVGVASAMAAALLAYARGYRFQVTENAAEIAMEHHLGLTCDPVGGYVQIPCIERNAMGAVKAYNAYLIASTLDESYQRVDLDKAIQAMAQTGRDMSRKYKETSLAGLAQSVTEC, encoded by the coding sequence ATGCCACCAGTCAGAACTTCCATATTTGAACTTTTGAAAATCGGCCCCGGCCCTTCCAGTTCCCATACTATCGGTCCCATGACGGCTGGGTACGATTTCATGGAGCTGGTCCGCAAGCTTCCCCGAAAAGACCGACTGCGTGCGGACAGACTGACCATCCGGCTGTTCGGTTCCCTGTCGGCTACCGGCGAAGGCCATGGCACAAGGCGCGCAGTCATGTCCGGCCTGCTTGGTTTTCTGCCCGACACATGCCATCCAAATGTTTTGGAAGAATTCGACGACAAGGACCAGCAATTTGAATTGGACCTCGACGGCAAGGCTCTTGCCTACTGCGCTGGTGACATTGTTTTTGATGCCGTCCAGCACGACTACCCACACTCCAACACCATGCTTTTTGCGCTCAACGCCGGCACTGAGACACTGCTTGAGCGCACGTACTATTCCATTGGTGGAGGATTCCTGGACTGGGAAGGGAAAGAAGAGGAAAAACGCGGTGAACCGGCCTACCCATACAAAACTATGGCCCAACTCAAAGAGCATCTCCGCACACACTCCATGCGACTCCACGAACTCATCCTGGCCAATGAAAAAGCCATAACAGGCATGAGTGAAAAAGAAATCTTTGAAAATCTTGACCACATCGTCGAGGTCATGGAACGATCCGTAGAACTCGGGATACAGAGCAAAGGCATACTCCCCGGTCCTATCGGACTGCAACGAAAGGCCGCCGTCATGTACGAAAAGGCCAAAGCTGAACACTTTCAGGGACCGGGTTTCGTCAAGGCTCTCAACGCATATGCCATGGCGGCATCCGAAGAGAACGCGTCGGGCCATTGCGTTGTCACGGCCCCCACATGCGGCGCGGCGGGTGTCATTCCTTCCATCATCTTCATGCTCAAACGCCATATGGGAGCTTTGCAGGACGAAATCCGCCAGGGACTTCTCGCCGCCATAGCCATCGGTTTCCTCTGCAAACACAACGCATCCATCTCCGGCGCGGAAGTCGGTTGCCAGGGCGAAGTCGGCGTCGCCTCAGCCATGGCCGCCGCCCTCCTTGCCTATGCACGGGGCTATCGATTCCAGGTCACCGAAAATGCGGCTGAAATAGCCATGGAACACCACCTTGGCCTGACTTGTGATCCTGTCGGCGGCTATGTGCAAATCCCCTGCATCGAGCGTAACGCCATGGGTGCAGTCAAGGCTTACAACGCCTACCTCATCGCCTCCACGCTGGACGAATCGTACCAACG